A portion of the Chryseobacterium tructae genome contains these proteins:
- a CDS encoding helix-turn-helix domain-containing protein: protein MDKYDFLHLVSSIGIFMVLLLALFLITVKTKHKLSNYLLAFFLFTNAIDALKFLMREFPVNHINLEAFRWSINYLVSASFYLYVLSVCYTNFRLKPKHLFHTIPFVAYNLFLMWGIYFVDRAEKIRFINGMNDMPLMQFFYFLFEFLFQVYFIASFLVIRKSKTVYLENYTNPNISVLNALYKITILYYVLHFIVLIRWLVTFIFGLGEIRTWIVTLDGLAFLFCTCWYLFVALNNPEFFRGVNSDLKPITDVVPKQKINPLRIDEKNKEIKFLKDFMEEKEPYLDSSLTIQDLSEQVKVPVKDLSTLINLYMDKHFFDFVNEYRIEKSMQILTDPSQKELTVLEILYKVGFNSKSSFNTSFKKYTGKTPTDYRKQAL, encoded by the coding sequence ATGGACAAGTACGACTTTCTGCATCTGGTTTCTTCTATTGGAATTTTCATGGTACTTTTGCTTGCTTTGTTTTTAATCACCGTAAAAACAAAACACAAACTTTCAAATTACCTTCTTGCTTTTTTCCTTTTTACAAACGCCATAGATGCATTAAAATTTTTGATGCGGGAATTTCCGGTTAATCATATCAATCTCGAGGCGTTTCGTTGGAGTATTAACTATTTAGTTTCAGCATCGTTTTATCTCTATGTATTGTCTGTTTGTTATACTAACTTTCGATTAAAACCGAAACATTTATTCCACACGATTCCATTTGTTGCTTACAATTTGTTTTTAATGTGGGGAATCTATTTTGTAGATAGAGCTGAGAAAATACGTTTTATAAATGGCATGAATGACATGCCGCTAATGCAGTTTTTTTATTTTCTTTTCGAATTTCTGTTTCAAGTTTATTTTATTGCTTCATTTCTGGTGATCAGAAAGTCTAAAACGGTATATCTCGAGAATTATACAAACCCCAATATTTCCGTCCTTAACGCGCTATACAAGATAACAATTCTATACTATGTATTACATTTTATAGTTCTTATAAGGTGGCTGGTAACTTTTATCTTTGGTTTGGGCGAGATCCGAACTTGGATTGTAACTCTTGATGGGCTTGCATTTTTATTTTGTACCTGTTGGTATCTATTTGTTGCACTCAACAATCCTGAGTTTTTCCGGGGAGTAAATTCCGATCTGAAACCTATTACAGACGTAGTTCCGAAACAAAAAATCAACCCTTTAAGAATTGATGAAAAAAATAAGGAAATCAAATTCTTAAAAGATTTTATGGAGGAAAAAGAACCTTATCTCGATTCATCATTAACCATTCAGGATTTATCTGAGCAGGTAAAAGTACCCGTTAAAGATTTATCTACTTTGATTAACTTGTATATGGATAAACACTTTTTCGATTTCGTCAATGAATATAGAATTGAAAAATCAATGCAAATCCTTACAGATCCTTCTCAAAAAGAACTGACCGTTTTGGAAATCTTATACAAAGTTGGTTTTAATTCCAAATCTTCTTTTAATACTTCTTTTAAAAAATATACAGGAAAAACGCCAACAGATTATCGAAAACAAGCTTTGTAA
- a CDS encoding M12 family metallopeptidase, translating into MELHKKILLGTFISMAVVSCNTTNDNMEEKAPQAQQTLSSLQAIPQADIPAGFESTQMCKDVYLPGQEYSPGAASKGAVVTSKKWPNGSVITVSLNGGTTKVRNKVMQYANEWSQYANIKFNFITSGTAQIRVTFTANAGSYSYIGKDALSIASNKETMNFGWFNDSTSDAEFSRTTIHEFGHALGMIHEHQHPLAAIPWDKPKVYAYYAGYPNYWSQAQVDNNLFAKYSTSQTQYSAYDKLSIMHYSISSTLTTNGFSVGNNTVLSPTDKQFIATVYPK; encoded by the coding sequence ATGGAATTACACAAAAAGATTTTATTGGGAACATTTATTTCAATGGCTGTAGTATCATGTAATACTACAAATGACAACATGGAAGAAAAAGCCCCACAAGCACAACAAACACTCTCATCATTACAAGCGATACCCCAAGCGGATATCCCTGCAGGTTTCGAAAGCACGCAAATGTGTAAAGATGTTTATCTTCCCGGGCAGGAATATTCTCCAGGAGCAGCTTCAAAAGGAGCAGTCGTTACCAGTAAAAAATGGCCGAATGGCAGCGTGATAACGGTGAGTCTTAATGGGGGAACCACTAAAGTTCGTAACAAAGTAATGCAATATGCTAACGAATGGTCTCAATATGCCAACATTAAATTTAACTTTATCACCAGTGGAACGGCACAGATCCGTGTTACCTTCACCGCCAATGCGGGATCATATTCATATATAGGAAAAGACGCTCTTAGTATAGCTTCTAATAAAGAAACGATGAACTTCGGCTGGTTTAATGATTCAACAAGTGATGCAGAATTCAGCAGAACAACTATTCATGAATTTGGGCATGCACTGGGAATGATCCATGAGCATCAACATCCTTTAGCTGCTATTCCATGGGATAAGCCAAAAGTATATGCCTATTATGCAGGGTATCCAAATTACTGGAGCCAAGCTCAGGTAGATAACAACCTTTTTGCCAAATATTCAACTTCCCAAACACAATATAGTGCTTACGATAAGCTATCCATTATGCATTATAGCATCAGCTCAACATTGACAACAAATGGGTTCAGCGTGGGTAACAATACTGTTTTATCTCCTACAGACAAACAATTTATCGCAACAGTATATCCAAAATAA
- a CDS encoding Crp/Fnr family transcriptional regulator: MTNVLENYLSSHRELLAEEINFSVQFFKPIHLKKGDFFIREDEMCHYIGFVASGAVKAYAIDKEGKENITCFKFENEFVTSFQEFVVKEKSRRSIRAIEDSIIYRISYLDYQYLLNQVTAWNGVIKSVMEQEYIQKERYLLNYNNKSVVDKYLHVLSNEPMLIQRVTTQDLASYLGVTQRSLTRAKGQIHKPSVL; encoded by the coding sequence ATGACGAACGTATTGGAAAATTATCTATCATCACATAGAGAGCTATTAGCCGAGGAAATTAACTTTTCTGTACAGTTTTTCAAACCGATCCACTTAAAAAAGGGTGACTTTTTTATTCGTGAAGATGAAATGTGCCATTATATTGGATTTGTGGCTAGTGGTGCTGTAAAAGCATATGCTATAGATAAAGAAGGAAAGGAAAATATAACCTGCTTCAAATTTGAAAATGAATTTGTCACTTCGTTCCAGGAGTTTGTAGTGAAGGAAAAATCCAGAAGAAGCATCAGGGCTATAGAAGATAGTATAATCTATAGGATAAGTTATCTGGATTATCAGTATTTGCTTAACCAGGTAACTGCCTGGAATGGTGTTATAAAATCTGTAATGGAGCAGGAGTATATCCAAAAGGAACGTTATCTGCTGAATTACAATAATAAATCAGTTGTGGATAAATACCTTCATGTTCTTTCTAATGAACCGATGCTGATACAACGCGTAACGACTCAGGATTTGGCGTCGTATCTGGGTGTCACGCAAAGATCACTTACCCGAGCAAAAGGGCAGATACATAAACCGAGTGTATTATAG